In the genome of Chiloscyllium plagiosum isolate BGI_BamShark_2017 chromosome 33, ASM401019v2, whole genome shotgun sequence, one region contains:
- the LOC122539919 gene encoding twist-related protein 2-like, with the protein MQEDSNSPFSPVDSSSNSEGEQDSQQKRIGRKRRSGQRAHRPSTGKKGMKISPLAQSLEDIQTQRVVANVRERQRTQSLNDAFATLRKIIPTLPSDKLSKIQILKLAARYIDFLYQVLQNDELDSKVTSCNYLSHERLSYAFSVWRMEESWPLSAGP; encoded by the coding sequence ATGCAGGAGGATTCCAACTCTCCGTTCTCTCCCGTGGACAGCTCAAGCAACAGCGAGGGAGAGCAGGACTCACAGCAGAAACGAATCGGCAGGAAGCGGCGCTCAGGCCAAAGGGCTCACAGGCCCAGCACTGGGAAGAAGGGGATGAAGATCTCTCCCCTCGCCCAGAGTCTGGAAGATATTCAAACCCAGAGGGTCGTGGCGAATGTGAGGGAACGCCAGAGGACACAGTCTCTGAACGACGCCTTTGCCACGCTGCGGAAAATCATCCCGACTCTGCCCTCGGACAAACTCAGCAAAATCCAGATCCTGAAGCTAGCTGCCAGGTACATCGACTTCCTGTACCAGGTGCTGCAGAATGACGAGCTGGACAGTAAGGTGACGAGCTGCAATTACCTCTCACACGAGAGACTCAGCTACGCGTTTTCTGTCTGGCGGATGGAGGAGTCGTGGCCCTTGTCTGCTGGACCTTAG